The segment ACGCCGAGTGCCTTAAGACCACTTACACCCTCTCTTTGTTcattatttctgttttttggTCCAATCTCTGCCTTAGCGTTTGTTAGAGATAATGCTCCCACATCTGGTACTACTATAAGAGTTCCTGTAAAATCGTATCtgtaaaaataagagaatatgtttataactttgataattacaacacataataatatataataacaacatattttcatatagaacattaaacattattttcaattctaCCTGTCACCAGCTTGCACCAGTTCAACTGTCTCAGCTCTCAAAATGATTTCAACAGAACGAGGTATAGAGCCTCTAGGAAGCTCAGCTTGTGTTTCTTGTATCCTAACTTTTTGAAAATCAACAAACACTGAATTATCCATGTCCAACAGAAAACGTCGTCTGTTGTTACATACTGGGTTAGTACAGATTGTTGGATTTGTGAACTAAAAACAATGAAGTATTTaggtaaaattaatcaatcatgctttatataatagtatatgaatttaaatctttgtaaTACCTTAAATTGCTgctctacattttttatgtatgcatTGCAATCCATACAAATAAATGTACCAAGAACTAACTCTGGATGAACTGGATGTGTTCGTACCACCTGTCCAGATATACGTGCCAAAGTACCCAATCGTGATGTGTTTAACTCTCTTAATTTATGTCTAGTTGGTACATCAACAAAACTAACGTAACATTCCTTATCTTTTTGTAACTGTCCTACGTCTTTGACGAAATTACAAACTGCTTGACACAAAAATGGATATACTCTAGAACACAAGATTATCTCATTAataactgaaaaataattatttcaaaatgttatcaaaattaacatttatgtgttattcacaaaataattatatgataacattttacataatatttgtacttttgtgcaatattattaatttaatatattaatatattgatgtaatatataaatataacacattaaTATAACACATTAAGAATGACAAATAAAGATAGATTGTAATACCTAAAATATTCCTCGATTATGGTTGTAGCCAGAGTTTGATTATATGATTCTGTATCTTCAAAAGATACTTCCAATGTACACCGCTCTGGACTGACAAGTTCTTTAGCTGGTTCCAGATATTTAACAACCTCATCTTCCTTAAAtctataatagtaatataattacagctaattaaagtatattaaatttgattaaattttaatgatattaatttcagTATTAAATTCGAAGAAATTaagtgaaatttaatttatcctaAAATTTCTCCACATTAGGaaaaaagatcaaaatatattacttactCCTCCAGGAAATCttgaaacaatttttgacatttaactCCGATCTCGTCTTGTACACGTGCTTGACCAGCTTGTGCAAGATTAACTTCCATTTCGTCGATTAATCACAATAAGGCACTGTATAAGATCATGAAAATAAAGCgtctaatatattaaacaatgttGATGACAATTTGGCGGGAAGAGAAGTTTTGGACACGTTTTCAAGAATCTAACATTTTCATCGGAGGCATCTCGTTATTTGTAAGGCTTGCGTAAAATGCTGTATTACTATTGGTTAGAATCGACtacattttgcaaatatgCAGTATTTAAATTCCCTAGATTCTAGATGATCAGTCAGTTACCATCGCTGTACACATACCGACAGTCGATAAAAGAAGCCACCCATAAACTTGTTCCGAAACTTGTCCAATTTCCGAGACAGCGAGGAAACATCGACCGTAACATCGTGCACTCTGGCGAAAGCATGTAAACTAAACGATGCTATTGAGCCAAATGCCAAATCCCAAATCTCCATTTGGATGATTCATCATTCTCATTCATCAAACAATACCCTGAAaataacacatacatatataattcgtactcgtaattattttttcatttagttGAACgcacaattattattacagcaCAAGTCGcgagtttaattatttgacaGTTTGCTacgatgtttttttattatttgtgtatagcaaaaaatatacataaattaaatatataaatatactataaagtcattttattttttatattcgaaaaactagattatttaaatattattaaattttcacatattaaACTTTCGATATATCCCCtacttccataatttttttactcctGCATAAGATTATGTCTcagaacgataaaaaaatatttccgtgTTTAAACCGCGCAATCGGTGAAAGTGCATCTGCAATCCGCATGACAGCAAAAAATTCTGACAACATAAAAggaaacaaaagaaatttaaatgaagcAAAAGTTATTCATTATGCAAAATTCGTCACGCGAATGTCTCTTCAAAACAAAAGGAAAGTTCTTGACAACACCTCGCATTTCGTGAATAACGCGTAACGGTCTTGACATAGAAAAGGGAGGGGAAGAAAGTGTAGAAATCTTCATGGAAAGGACAGAGATGCTCTACGCATTTCCTGGCCGAGACAAGACTTAGCTTTTAAGCGGACGCGACGGCACGTTGTATAAATGGCGCGCGAAGTGCGTGCCGCCGTTTTAGTCGTTTTTACGAAATAGAAGGAGAATGGTCGCCGTCGACAAAATCAGCATTGTCTGCTTGGTAATGAGAGTTCCGAGATACTTTCGCGCGCGTTTCGACGCATCAGCAACGAGTAATACCGGCgcaaagattaatttaaataaaataataccgTTACACACGGTTTACGGTTTACCgtatcaaatatatcaaacaaAATGTGTCAAGTTTTTACTCGTAATTTATCGTATTCGACGCGTTAGCaacttaaaattttctctagaGATAAAAATTCCAAAGTTGATTCGATACTGTCCGTGAGCTTGATCGTCGACTAGTACATTTTAGCTCAGGGTGCTTGGGTGCAATGACCCTGGTCCTAAAACGAATCTGGCATTGTGCCGCTACTCTAAGCGGCGATCCGGAATGGCACGGCGGGAATGCGTTTCCGAAAGACGGACGAGCACGCTAACAGACATTGTCTAAATGTAGGTGACTCGCGTTTGCTTGACGAGTGCCATACTGGCGGCCAAGGCTTCCTTGGATCCGACGAATGTGTCGCGTCCGTGGCATAGTTATCCGTTGGCTACGAGCACGCCGACCCCGAAACATCCGAATCATCGACATGACGATCGTTCTATCAGTGCTGATCTAGAAAAGCTCGTGTCCTACAAAGAACGTCCAACAGTCCTTCAGTCCGCGATTTCAACCTTCAATATTCGCAGACAGAAGTCGCAGACAGGCCCTCAAAGGTATACAAACTtgtcatttttctttaaattatataaaagttttctacattgaaaatataataatatatttatacacaaggcattcataattaatatacacgGAATTTTTGGAAATGTTGCATACagttttatctatattttttaattaattgatcatTGACTTTTCCTAACAGCAATATCTCAAGTttctctaatatttaataataaatttcttaatgatgaatttttaaataaaatatgcattacaATCGtaactgtaattaaaaatattgaaatattcgtATTAAACTACAACTACATTTTTCGGTAGCTCTTGAGACATTTTGTAGATAGACAGGTATCTgttcaatatatattgtatttcgaGACGAAAATCTTGTGGTATCTTTTTCGCTAGGaagatattgcatatattatatcaccTCTTTCTCGACAAGGTTTCCTACGGAGATTCACCAAGACGACTTTTTGGCAAAAGTGTCGAATGCATCGCCGTCACCTCCGCCACCGTCGACTACGCCGACGACTTTATCGGGATCTCGAGACATCCGGGGATATCAACGCCATATACCTCGACGATTCGCTTATCAGGATATCGAAGTACTCGACAGATACTTGACGGATGAGCCGGATGACGATAAACTGCCGTATCGCGGGAAAGCCGAGTTGTCGACGTATTACCGTCGCGAGCCGCAAGACATAACGGCGGCCATCAAGGCCTTAGATCGCTTCCTAAGCCGTACTTTGAACGACGATGGTTACAACAGCAAGTTACATCCACCGCCCAATCCCGTTTTAGCCCTCATCCTGTCTCGATACGGGCGCTACGTGCCCGGAACGCGAAACCCTCGCGTATACGCGTACATGGCAGCGAACAATATTCACAACAACTTGCCGTTTGGCAGATATAAATACGAGTACGACGAAGAGCCAATTTATGCGATGAGATAGCGAttctaatattgtaaaattgcaaataaaaataatataagcgcaaatatatgataaaaaagcaattgATAATTGGAGCTTTCGCGATCCTTATAGACATTCGAGTGTGtgattaatatctataataatgtatGACTAATGTGTGTGCATGTATGAGAATAGATAAAGGgatgtaatatttcttacatGCGCGTGTATCCTCATATTTCGAGATTTTGAAATATGCTTTACGATAATTTCTCATACCACGCGTATGTATGCTCATGTACGTGATTAAATatacggagaaaattttatattaaaaattaccatgGTATGTAGTAACTGTGGAGCATTAGAGATCACTCTAAGTTAAAATGCTacgtaaaattgtaaaaattgtgtaaattgatgtaatttttataattttacatagcaCTTTACTTTAGAATAATTCCTAACAGTCCACCATTATTACATACcacagtaatttttaatataaaattttctccgtgtattagataatagatattaattaaatattaatgtatactattagtgaaatattaattagataattagattttagaaaattatttaatatcaagattcacgtttaattaaaaattattaattcatgattttatttcaatttagatttaatattactattcacttttttcgcgaaaaaaaaattatatttaactctAATTTtaccaaattaaaaattacatccaATTGCAttaggtaaaaattaaaaacaaatatacagAGGAAAGgattaatgcaattaatacAACAATTCCGAATGATCGTGCCTCTTAAGCGTAGGACGGCGATCACATAAACGTTTGTTTGTCTTGTGCCGCGGTACTcgaacttatataaatatttcccgCACCTATCCCCGCCCACGTTGTGTAATTTGTCCCGTAGTCATTCACAAAGACATAACGATGCCTATCAAGGCCCCCATCGCTTCCTGCGCGGGACCCTGAACGACCATAGCAGAGCGCTCTCTCCGCAGTGCAAACTGCGTCCGTTGGTCAATCTCATATTAAATCAATGCTGTGCTTTACACAAATAGTACGTGtgtatgttatatgtatgtacattattCGTATATTACATGTTCATGTCTGTTTGCTCGCAATCGAGAAAATCGATAAGAAAAATCAATGTGAAAATGTGATTAAACTCGAATAATTTTAGATGATACCATACTAAATCGGACAACGAAACGTTAGCATATACTTGTCTTCCTCGCGCGGCGGCTGCgctataattaacaaaatgaaTCTTAAAAGCGCTATTAATGATATCCTTAACTTGCTGTCGAGGTGCCTGACAGTTAGACGGTTAATCGATATCGCACCGAATTTATCCTTGAACCTATTCACAATCGGATTTTACGACAGGTTAATTGGAGTAGTTGGAGAGAGAGAATCTGTGCTCGAGAAACTCCGATTAAGCAGTAAACTACTCTCATTACGCCTTTCTGTCTCGTAGTCAGTCTCAGTAGATGTTTCTTGCACGGTGGCTTCATTTATCCAAACCGCGAATTACGATCGTACTTTTCGGAAATAGACAcgcaattataaaacaattatcgtCAATTATTAGTAATTCGCTAGACTATATGTAGTCACAGTAATGAGAGGACAATCATAAAATCaacttttattacaatattgccAAAGTAGTATTTCTAAGTAGTATTtctgtattcaatataaaatcgtATGATTTCAGTTGACGCGACAAATTTTACGTTTATTCTTGACGAACACAATTATGCAACTTCATTGTCAGCTGAAACACACGTCGCGGTTAATATTCTAAATCTgacgcatatataaataatattcaaatatacatttcgCAATGATATGTATCTATCCGTTTTCACAAGATTATTCCATGAATAAATTCTGAATTAGACCGtgaacatatatgtatatgtaatatacgctacacacaaatatatgttCTGATGGGTGTGTGCGAATCTCTATTTGCATCGGTGAGTTTTagtcaataaatatacatgtgtacatgtgtatatataaatatatatacatgcactGAATTGCCGTGtgttttacatatgtttttagTATTTGCATTGCTGATAAAGGCAATAAATTCAGATGCGTAGAAACGCGGAAATCGCTCGACCTATAACGACAAGCGTTGTGAAAACAAACGTTCAACGGAGTTACGAAGCGTTACAAAGGAATCTGTTTCGGGAAAAGGTAAAGGAGAGATATCGCGAACTTGGCGGCCGCCaagtttatcaaatatattcgtTGTTCAATCTCGTCGACAGAGGTGACGTTCGCCGCCAGATCATAAAACGGACAGCCGGGTTCTTTAACCGACGCTTGATTGCCTTTCGTCCGTCGAGAAAGCAGATTGTCGGAAAATTGTGTTTTCCGTAACGGCTTGCCGTAAGTCTCTTCGAGATTTACGGAAGCGAAATCGGCGGGCCTTAATAACTTTGACGTATACCTTATATACACGACCACTCGAGATTAACCGGTATGTAGCCGCCGAAACCTCTCGATTCTCTTCGAGAGTAGCCTGCATCCGTATTGGATTATCCGTCCGTTATCGATTCAATAAGCTCCCGCAAAGAAGACTACGAGAGGTCGTTGaaccttaaaaaaatatcattacgaGAGTAGGCATTGCGTGCTCTTTGAAGAGGATTCTGATTACAAATCCGTATTTTTATACGAACAATTCGTGACAGTAAGATTCGGAATTCAGTTTCGTGGCAAAGTAGTCTTGTTGCGAATGTctctacattatttaaatcacaCGACAacgat is part of the Anoplolepis gracilipes chromosome 2, ASM4749672v1, whole genome shotgun sequence genome and harbors:
- the LOC140662756 gene encoding uncharacterized protein, producing the protein MVAVDKISIVCLVTRVCLTSAILAAKASLDPTNVSRPWHSYPLATSTPTPKHPNHRHDDRSISADLEKLVSYKERPTVLQSAISTFNIRRQKSQTGPQRFPTEIHQDDFLAKVSNASPSPPPPSTTPTTLSGSRDIRGYQRHIPRRFAYQDIEVLDRYLTDEPDDDKLPYRGKAELSTYYRREPQDITAAIKALDRFLSRTLNDDGYNSKLHPPPNPVLALILSRYGRYVPGTRNPRVYAYMAANNIHNNLPFGRYKYEYDEEPIYAMR